The region TGGTTTGCATTCCTTAGCCGGATACCACTTACGTGAAGACTACTATCCCAAGCATCTCTCAAAACGCTTAAAGATGGAATAACTCGAAGCTCAACATCATCTTCCAGTAAACACCTCGGAAGATCTGAATATGCAAGCTTTTCTATAGGATGAACTGTCTCATCGCTCACCCACATACCAGCGTCGTCTAGTGAGGTAAAAGTATGGCATGGTAGCTCGTATCGGTAGACTATCGCCTCTTTGAGCATTGCTTCCCAGCCCTTCTCGATATAGGCAAGCATCCTGAATGTTGAGGAACCGAAGTACTTTTCAGCATCTCTGTCAGTTGTATTTTTTTTGCGCCACAAAAGAATGCGCGGGCATTCCCTGGGAAATATGTACATCGGCTGGTGCCATTCATCTATAGCCCACACCAAAGGGCCGTTTAGCCGATCGAGTCCTTTAGGACGTTCAACCGACACACGAACAGATCTTGGTCGAAACAGTTCAATCGTACTGTCATCGCTGAAATGGAATAGTCGATTGGACATGTCCCGCAATCATAGGGAGCAAATTGATTATGAGAATGCCTAAACAGACTTCAAATTGCTGTGGGGATACAATAGCGCTCGCTTAGGGCCGTGAATCGGATCTTCAACAATAATGGTCTGATCACGAGCTGCGCCTAGAGACACGATCGCAATCGGCACCTCCATCAGCTCTGCCAGCAGCTTCAGATAGTCCAGCGCCTCTGCAGGCAAATCCTCTAGCTTTCGGCAGTCTTCAGTGGACTGCTTCCACCCCGGCATCGTCTTGTAGACCGGACGACAGTGGGCAAACTTGCGAGCGTTGGTCGGGAAGTCATTACAAGCCTCTCCCTCAATGTCATAGGAGACACAGACCTTGATCTCATCAAGGCCATCTAAAACATCAAGCTTTGTGATTGCTAAGCAGTCTAGACCATTGATGCGCACCGCATAGCGACCAATCACAGCATCAAACCAGCCGCACCGTCGCTGTCGCCCGGTCGTCGTTCCAAATTCAGCACCGCGATCGCCCAAGATTTCCCCAACTTCATCCTTGAGTTCAGTCGGGAATGGACCTTCACCCACTCGGGTTGTATAAGCCTTCGCGACTCCGATCACGCGATCAATCATCGTTGGGCCTACGCCAGCTCCAACACAGGCCCCCCCCGCTACCGGATTGGAAGAGGTGACGTAGGGATAGGTTCCGTGGTCGAGGTCTAGAAGGGTGCCCTGTGCTCCTTCAAATAAAATATTGCGCTTCTTCTGAATTGCGTCATAGATTTTGAGTGAGCAATCAACCACGTGGGGCCGCAGGCGCTCAGCATAGGCGCGATACTCCTCAATTACCTGTTCTGGATCAAGGGGGGGCAGCTCATACAGTTTTTCGAGCAGTACATTTTTATTCTCAATCGCCCGCTCAAGCTGCTGCGCTAGCCCCTTTGAATCAAGCAGATCTAGAATTCGAATGCCATTGCGCTCTGATTTGTCTGCGTAGGTGGGACCAATACCGCGCCCTGTGGTGCCGATCTTATGATCGCCTCGCTTTTTCTCTGCCGCGCCATCGATGATCCGGTGATAGGGCATCGTTACATGTGCCCCTTCTGAAATCAGCAGATTCTCCGTGGAGATGCCCAGATCTTTGAGCGTATCCAGTTCCTGAATTAGAACCTGTGGGTCAATCACCGTTCCTGACCCAATAATGCACTCTGTTTCAGGGTAAAGAATACCTGACGGGATGAGGTGCAGCTTGAAGGTCTGATCTTTGACCACTACCGTGTGGCCAGCGTTGACCCCACCTTGATAGCGAACGACCATATTTGCTGAGCGACTGAGCAGATCGGTGATCTTGCCTTTTCCCTCATCGCCCCACTGTGCGCCAATTACAACTACGTTAGCCAAAGGTTTATAAAAACGCGACGTTATTCACAAACAACAATTATCGTCAGTGGGTAGAGCTTCTGTCAATCCGGTGATACCTGTTCATGACTTTACCGAGTCCTAAGAACGGTTGATATTTTGCCCTAGTCCTGCTGAGAACTCAGCTTTATAAAGGCTTCTGGCCTGTGGCCCGAAAAATTGTGGCGGTTATGGCACCGTCTGGTTGATGTGGTAGCTGTCGCAAGAAGTCTAGTCCTGCCGCCAACTGTTGTGGATCTCGTCCTAGCTTCTGAGCAATTTGAGGGACGGTCGGTGCTAGCCAACCATCGACGTACTCTACAAACTTTTTCAGCTCTTGATTCGCCGTAGTTTGAAAATAGTGATACCCCCAAGCCTGATTTCGCACTTCACTGAACCCAGCAGATTCTAGCAGCGGGCCAAGACGAGGCCCCATCGCTGGGCTACCTCCAGATTGGATGAGTAAATCACACAGGCTTGAAATTAAGTAGTCATAATCACTGTTGACGGGCCAGGGTCTGATCTTCATGTAGTCTGGCTCTGTTAGGGAAAGTCTGCCGCCAGGTTGCAGGACTCGATACGCTTCTTTGAGGGCCAATTCTGGCTGAGGTAAATGCTCTAAAAACCAAGTGGTGCAGACTTGATCAAACTGGCTTTCAGCCCAAGGAAGTTGGCTTGCATCACCTACGCGTAAATCCGCTGTTAGTTCAAGAGTCTCTAGGTGCTTGCGTGCATAGTCAATTTGGGTGGACTGCAGATCAATCCCGGCCAGCCTTAGACTGGGATAAGCCTGTCCTAAAATCCCCAGCACAGCTCCAACGCCACATCCCAGCTCCAGAACGGCATCTCCCTCGGCAAAGTCAACTTCACGCAGGATGAGACGCTCTCGCCAGTAGTTTGCTTGAGCGACCAAGCGTGCCTGCTCTTCAAGATCGTAGCCATGAATGTAGTCTGACAAAAATTACTCCCCCTGATATGAAACGGTAAATACTCAATTCCATTGTTATGCAACAGCCTGACGTTGAATCTCGAACAGATAAAGTCTACGAGGTAGGACTGCCTGAGAATGCTAAGCAGATGCTGGAGTTAGGTCGCATCATTAGTCAATGTTTCAATGCTGACCTTGAGAACTGGCAAACCTATGTTCAGCGGTTGGGACAGACCAATTTTCGGGTCATTCAAGAGTCAGGGCGAGTTGTCGGTGGTCTGGGGCTTTATCCGATGGGGCAATGGTATGGCGGACAGGCTGTGCCGATGACGGGGATTGCGGCGGTGGGAACTGTGCCAGATTGTCGGGGGCAGGGCGCGGCGGTAACGCTTTTACGGCATACACTCCAAGAACTATACGAACAAGGTCTGCCATTAGCGTCTCTGTATGCTTCTACGTCTCATCTTTATCGTCGAGCGGGGTTTGAGCAAGCAGGTAGCTTTTGTCGCTATAGCCTGCCCATCAACCAGGTCAGTCTTTGCAGCAGTCAGGAAGCTGTTAGAGACCATCACACATTGCCGTTGATGCCCATCCAAAATCCTGAGTCAGCTTTGCTGGTTGATCTTTATCGCCAGCAGGCTCAGGCTAGCAATGGCAACTTAGAGCGCAATGATGCCATTTGGTCGTCGATTCTAGATGACAAAGATCAGCCGATTTATACTTATCTGCTGGGGACTCGTTCTGCGCCGGAGGGCTACGTCATTCTGATGCAGAGATCTGAGCCAATGGCCTACAGTCTAATTGTCAGAGATCTTGTGCTATTAACAGCAGCCGCAGCTCATCGATTTCTAAGGCTCGTGGCGGATCATCGCTCATTAGCCGATCGCTTATTTTGGTATGGTTCCCCAGTCAATCCGCTTTTGTCGCTGCTGGAAGAGCAGATTTACCGTGTTGAACACCTTGAACGCTGGCTGCTTCGTGTTGTCAACGTTGCTCAGGCATTGGAATTGCGGGGCTACCCTACGGGGGTAGAGGCTGAGTTGCACTTAGAGGTGGTTGACGACCTTTTGCCCTCGAATACAGGATTCTTCACGCTCCAAGTTTCGGGTGGTAAGGGACAGGTAAGCCGTGGCGGGCGTGGGGATTTAAAGATGGATGTTAGGGGTTTAGCGCCGCTCTACTCTGGTTTAATGACGGCTCTGCAGCTGCAGCAGATGGGGTGGCTCTCAGGGAGGAGAGAGACTTTTGCTACTGCCTGCACCCTTTTTTCAGGAGTGTCCCCCTGGATGAGCGATCACTTTTGAACTGGTTTTTCGCTAACAATTGATCTATCGGCTTGTCTGGAAGGATAGGAGTTGCGATCGCAACCCAAGCTCAAGCCCATCCCATCTGATTCGACGGGTGTAAGCCTAATAGCATTCCAACGTGTCGCGTGTCTCTCTCCCTGTCACCGGGTTTGTGCCCTTTGCTGCCTGACATAAAACATCCTGGGCCTCACCCAACAGTCCTGCATCCGTAAAGTCTGCTCCGTCAATGACGGCCCCTCGAAACTCAGCGCTGTAGGCAAACGCCCCTTCAAAAATAGCGTTCGTCAAATCTGCCTTAGCAAACCG is a window of Acaryochloris thomasi RCC1774 DNA encoding:
- a CDS encoding adenylosuccinate synthase, whose translation is MANVVVIGAQWGDEGKGKITDLLSRSANMVVRYQGGVNAGHTVVVKDQTFKLHLIPSGILYPETECIIGSGTVIDPQVLIQELDTLKDLGISTENLLISEGAHVTMPYHRIIDGAAEKKRGDHKIGTTGRGIGPTYADKSERNGIRILDLLDSKGLAQQLERAIENKNVLLEKLYELPPLDPEQVIEEYRAYAERLRPHVVDCSLKIYDAIQKKRNILFEGAQGTLLDLDHGTYPYVTSSNPVAGGACVGAGVGPTMIDRVIGVAKAYTTRVGEGPFPTELKDEVGEILGDRGAEFGTTTGRQRRCGWFDAVIGRYAVRINGLDCLAITKLDVLDGLDEIKVCVSYDIEGEACNDFPTNARKFAHCRPVYKTMPGWKQSTEDCRKLEDLPAEALDYLKLLAELMEVPIAIVSLGAARDQTIIVEDPIHGPKRALLYPHSNLKSV
- a CDS encoding DUF6886 family protein; amino-acid sequence: MSNRLFHFSDDSTIELFRPRSVRVSVERPKGLDRLNGPLVWAIDEWHQPMYIFPRECPRILLWRKKNTTDRDAEKYFGSSTFRMLAYIEKGWEAMLKEAIVYRYELPCHTFTSLDDAGMWVSDETVHPIEKLAYSDLPRCLLEDDVELRVIPSLSVLRDAWDSSLHVSGIRLRNANQRS
- a CDS encoding GNAT family N-acetyltransferase; protein product: MQQPDVESRTDKVYEVGLPENAKQMLELGRIISQCFNADLENWQTYVQRLGQTNFRVIQESGRVVGGLGLYPMGQWYGGQAVPMTGIAAVGTVPDCRGQGAAVTLLRHTLQELYEQGLPLASLYASTSHLYRRAGFEQAGSFCRYSLPINQVSLCSSQEAVRDHHTLPLMPIQNPESALLVDLYRQQAQASNGNLERNDAIWSSILDDKDQPIYTYLLGTRSAPEGYVILMQRSEPMAYSLIVRDLVLLTAAAAHRFLRLVADHRSLADRLFWYGSPVNPLLSLLEEQIYRVEHLERWLLRVVNVAQALELRGYPTGVEAELHLEVVDDLLPSNTGFFTLQVSGGKGQVSRGGRGDLKMDVRGLAPLYSGLMTALQLQQMGWLSGRRETFATACTLFSGVSPWMSDHF
- a CDS encoding class I SAM-dependent methyltransferase encodes the protein MSDYIHGYDLEEQARLVAQANYWRERLILREVDFAEGDAVLELGCGVGAVLGILGQAYPSLRLAGIDLQSTQIDYARKHLETLELTADLRVGDASQLPWAESQFDQVCTTWFLEHLPQPELALKEAYRVLQPGGRLSLTEPDYMKIRPWPVNSDYDYLISSLCDLLIQSGGSPAMGPRLGPLLESAGFSEVRNQAWGYHYFQTTANQELKKFVEYVDGWLAPTVPQIAQKLGRDPQQLAAGLDFLRQLPHQPDGAITATIFRATGQKPL